The proteins below are encoded in one region of Chroicocephalus ridibundus chromosome 9, bChrRid1.1, whole genome shotgun sequence:
- the SHROOM4 gene encoding protein Shroom4 isoform X4, translating into MHCPADAFSLSWPSGCDVSELSLQWNPLSRHCSTDRSSSIGSMESLDQPGQAYYEGDPSPVDQVMYHSKRDSAYSSFSASSIASDCALSLRPEEPASADSSLQGPCKPPDGRYLTTGAEPPTSRHPEAWRAPVPPQPPIRRDSLRAAPSGGGDRRQASVASDMLHAKGRWISDTFLCQRDGEVEAMGGRAPALYPMKDQLSANQYYMLSSHPDRCPAETLLGESTEPGDRLYPDSSMHRAPDAMAAGDNLLLSPLKGHAPHRHSAPEQLLASQLRSLQVGTVSERASPAPDGHRWTLSPLHPEGSRPGSAGAAQDPPLCPEPCHRLPPCRCCPEPQRACGQDGPGSSPARSTEGPAEEEGRVGGRRAGGASHRSAQMRRRSDRFATSLRNEIQRRKAQLQKSRGPGAPPPGEEPVEEADEPPEGSMPAEGPRTPAERLSPAPSEDGRNHGRSGDRGIPTPDPLPVPKGPTSPERAVLTGRGRWRWSPERKLQQQCSPSPAELEGYGQGPVATSSPPRGSDEAVLLPFADRRRFFEESSRSVPPRHGKPPAGDSGAFQPAGPERRDTRRLSVDQPYSSPSPSRPSTASPYAECCREQPPCYKPLGRPGELEYLRGFSYPYGGPPRPEPCHYCGGDLCPPPLPRSHACRCHPQPWARCPDCCCPAPRPGREESDVWPPRRAFASEFPLDEWEPPAITRKASQSISELSHYQLGFSRLGPFRPCFESAETEWPPCYRATSTHDLSWDGDRLARSPESPPEPLHRPLRGRAFSESHLNLEPASPRGRDRRDLLRAKLDPPSVPKKKGPPPPRPPPPNWEKYRQRRTSQRLPDGSGHGSAFTAAPVPTRSIAEAIRERSQSLTGEQGGRSRGHAARPPAPPGAWPRPEPPRSLRRTPEPDAGSTEIRRAAGAGEERPKAKHLWEMEEQPQRLGRNQERGWAGPRGVGECSLPLHGGPGPATPEAPKPSPGAAEDVSCQGGQPQPRRVGSEELLWDMAGRDHSLAGILAPSAPLGPATQVMGELLVAGERQAWRERFQQKWHLEALAQDRQGFEPISPPPGSAASSTAYPAYYGAAAGKAEPLGKVKELPEVMEGSLEDDEEEEVDRELMEKKLQLIESLSRKLAVLREAQRGLQEDISANGALGEDVAARLQALCTPGEFDKYRLFVGDLDKVVNLLLSLSGRLARVETALDSLGPHAPAEDKVALREKQRLLAAQLEDAKELKEHVGRREEAVGAMVARYLPAEHLQDYQHFVKMKSALIAEQRELEEKIKLGQEQLRCLRESLGQAPKGC; encoded by the exons ATGCACTGCCCTGCTGACGCCTTCAGCCTCTCCTGGCCCTCGGGGTGTGATGTCAG CGAGCTGTCCCTGCAGTGGAACCCGCTGTCCCGGCACTGCAGCACCGACCGGAGCAGCTCCATCGGGAGCATGGAGAGCCTGGACCAGCCCGGCCAGGCCTACTATGAAGGGGACCCCTCGCCCGTTGACCAGGTCATGTACCACAGCAAGCGGGACTCGGCCTACAGCTCCTTCTCCGCCAGCTCCATCGCCTCTGACTGCGCCCTCTCCCTCCGTCCCGAGGAGCCTGCTTCCGCTGACTCCAGCCTCCAAGGCCCCTGCAAGCCCCCCGACGGGCGCTACCTGACCACAGGGGCTGAGCCGCCCACCAGCCGGCACCCCGAGGCCTGGCGGGcacctgtgcccccccagccccccatcaGGAGGGACAGCCTGCGGGCAGCCCCGTCTGGTGGAGGGGACAGGCGCCAGGCATCAGTGGCGTCAGACATGCTGCATGCCAAGGGCCGGTGGATCTCCGACACCTTCCTCTGCCAGCgggatggggaggtggaggcAATGGGCGGGAGGGCGCCGGCGCTGTACCCCATGAAGGACCAACTCTCTGCCAACCAGTATTACATGCTGAGCTCCCACCCAGACCGGTGCCCAGCCGAGACGCTCCTGGGGGAGAGCACAGAGCCGGGTGACCGGCTGTACCCGGATAGCAGCATGCACCGAGCGCCGGATGCCATGGCGGCAGGTGACAACCTGCTGCTCTCCCCACTCAAGGGCCATGCGCCGCACCGGCACAGTGCTCCCGAGCAGCTGCTGGCCTCCCAGCTCCGCTCCCTACAGGTAGGCACTGTCAGTGAGCGAGCCTCGCCGGCCCCCGACGGGCACCGCTGGACCCTTTCCCCACTGCACCCTGAGGGCAGCCGGCCAGGGTCTGCAGGGGCCGCCCAGGACCCCCCGCTCTGCCCGGAGCCATGCCACCGCCTGCCACCCTGCCGCTGCTGCCCCGAGCCGCAGCGAGCCTGTGGGCAGGACGGTCCGGGGTCCAGCCCGGCACGCAGCACCGAGGGGCCGGCGGAGGAAGAGGGCCGCGTGGGGGGCCGGCGGGCTGGGGGTGCTTCCCACCGCTCTGCTCAGATGCGCCGCCGCAGCGACCGCTTTGCCACCAGCCTGCGCAACGAGATCCAGCGGCGCAAGGCCCAGCTGCAGAAGAGCCGGGGTCCTGGCGCCCCGCCGCCTGGCGAGGAGCCGGTGGAGGAGGCAGACGAGCCTCCCGAGGGCAGCATGCCGGCGGAGGGACCCCGCACCCCGGCCGAGCGTCTCAGCCCTGCTCCAAGCGAGGATGGCAGGAACCATGGCCGCTCAGGGGACCGGGGCATCCCCACCCCTGACCCGCTGCCAGTCCCCAAAGGGCCCACGTCCCCCGAGAGGGCAGTACTGACAGGCCGGGGACGCTGGCGCTGGTCCCCGGAGCgcaagctgcagcagcagtgctcGCCCAGCCCCGCCGAGCTGGAGGGCTATGGTCAGGGGCCGGTGGCCACCAGCTCCCCACCGCGGGGCAGCGACGAGGCCGTCCTCCTGCCCTTCGCCGACCGACGCCGGTTCTTCGAGGAGAGCAGCCGGTCTGTGCCGCCCCGGCATGGCAAGCCCCCAGCAGGTGATTCTGGTGCCTTCCAGCCTGCCGGCCCCGAGCGCCGGGACACCCGCCGCCTCTCCGTCGACCAGCCCTACAGCTCGCCCTCGCCCAGccgccccagcaccgccagcccctACGCTGAGTGCTGCCGGGAGCAGCCCCCTTGCTACAAGCCGCTGGGGAGGCCAGGGGAGCTGGAGTACCTGCGGGGCTTCTCCTACCCCTACGGAGGTCCCCCGCGCCCCGAGCCCTGCCACTACTGTGGGGGGGACCTGtgccccccgccgctgccccgcagccATGCCTGccgctgccacccccagccctgggcacgcTGTCCcgactgctgctgcccagccccccgccctgggcggGAGGAGAGTGACGTCTGGCCCCCCCGCAGAGCTTTCGCCTCG GAATTTCCTCTGGATGAGTGGGAACCGCCGGCGATAACCAGGAAAGCCAGCCAGTCCATCAG cgAGCTCTCCCACTACCAACTGGGCTTCTCGAGGCTCGGCCCCTTCCGCCCCTGCTTTGAGAGCGCAGAGACGGAGTGGCCACCCTGCTACCGGGCCACGTCCACGCATGACCTCTCATGGGATGGCGACCGCTTGGCCCGCTCGCCCGAGAGCCCCCCGGAGCCCCTCCACCGCCCACTGCGGGGCAGAGCCTTCTCTGAGAGCCACCTCAACCTGGAGCCTGCCAGCCCCCGGGGCCGCGACCGGAGGGACCTTCTCCGTGCCAAGCTGGACCCCCCCAGTGTCCCAAAAAAGAAaggccccccacctccccgcccaCCTCCCCCCAACTGGGAGAAGTACAGGCAGCGCCGGACGTCCCAGCGCCTGCCAGATGGATCCGGGCACGGCTCTGCCTTCACCGCTGCCCCAGTGCCGACCCGCAGCATCGCTGAGGCAATCCGTGAGCGGTCGCAGAGCCTcaccggggagcaggggggccgGTCCCGGGGCCATGCCgctcgcccccctgccccaccaggtGCCTGGCCCCGACCCGAGCCCCCCAGATCCCTCCGCAGGACGCCTGAGCCCGATGCTGGCAGCACTGAGATTCGCAG AGCGGCaggggccggggaggagcggCCGAAGGCAAAGCACCTCTGGGAGATGGAGGAGCAGCCCCAAAGGCTTGGCCGGAaccaggagcggggctgggctggcccccGTGGGGTGGGTGAGTGTTCCCTGCCCCTGCATGGTGGTCCCGGCCCTGCCACCCCGGAGGCACCCAAGCCCAGTCCCGGAGCAGCGGAGGATGTGAGCTGCCAGgggggccagccccagccccgccgtgtGGGCTcggaggagctgctgtgggacaTGGCAGGCAGGGACCACTCCCTGGCTGGCATCCTGGCTCCCTCGGCCCCCCTCGGCCCTGCCACCCAGGTGATGGgcgagctgctggtggcaggggagCGGCAGGCCTGGCGTGAGCGTTTCCAGCAGAAGTGGCACCTGGAGGCCCTGGCGCAGGACAG gcagggctTCGAGCCCATCTCACCGCCCCCCGGGAGCGCTGCCAGCTCCACCGCCTACCCGGCATATTACGGTGCAGCAGCTGGCAAAGCCGAGCCGCTCGGCAAGGTGAAGGAGCTGCCGGAGGTGATGGAGGGGAGCTTggaggatgatgaggaggaggaggtggaccGTGAGCTCATGGAGAAGAAG CTGCAGCTGATCGAGAGCCTGAGCCGTAAGCTGGCGGTGCTGCGGGAGGCACAGCGGGGGCTGCAGGAAGACATCAGTGCTAACGGGGCACTGGGTGAGGACGTGGCTGCCCGCCTGCAAGCCCTCTGCACCCCGGGGGAGTTTGACAAGTACCGCCTCTTCGTGGGTGACCTGGACAAGGTGGTCAacctcctgctctccctctcgGGGCGCCTGGCCCGCGTGGAGACTGCCCTGGAC
- the SHROOM4 gene encoding protein Shroom4 isoform X5: MYHSKRDSAYSSFSASSIASDCALSLRPEEPASADSSLQGPCKPPDGRYLTTGAEPPTSRHPEAWRAPVPPQPPIRRDSLRAAPSGGGDRRQASVASDMLHAKGRWISDTFLCQRDGEVEAMGGRAPALYPMKDQLSANQYYMLSSHPDRCPAETLLGESTEPGDRLYPDSSMHRAPDAMAAGDNLLLSPLKGHAPHRHSAPEQLLASQLRSLQVGTVSERASPAPDGHRWTLSPLHPEGSRPGSAGAAQDPPLCPEPCHRLPPCRCCPEPQRACGQDGPGSSPARSTEGPAEEEGRVGGRRAGGASHRSAQMRRRSDRFATSLRNEIQRRKAQLQKSRGPGAPPPGEEPVEEADEPPEGSMPAEGPRTPAERLSPAPSEDGRNHGRSGDRGIPTPDPLPVPKGPTSPERAVLTGRGRWRWSPERKLQQQCSPSPAELEGYGQGPVATSSPPRGSDEAVLLPFADRRRFFEESSRSVPPRHGKPPAGDSGAFQPAGPERRDTRRLSVDQPYSSPSPSRPSTASPYAECCREQPPCYKPLGRPGELEYLRGFSYPYGGPPRPEPCHYCGGDLCPPPLPRSHACRCHPQPWARCPDCCCPAPRPGREESDVWPPRRAFASEFPLDEWEPPAITRKASQSISELSHYQLGFSRLGPFRPCFESAETEWPPCYRATSTHDLSWDGDRLARSPESPPEPLHRPLRGRAFSESHLNLEPASPRGRDRRDLLRAKLDPPSVPKKKGPPPPRPPPPNWEKYRQRRTSQRLPDGSGHGSAFTAAPVPTRSIAEAIRERSQSLTGEQGGRSRGHAARPPAPPGAWPRPEPPRSLRRTPEPDAGSTEIRRAAGAGEERPKAKHLWEMEEQPQRLGRNQERGWAGPRGVGECSLPLHGGPGPATPEAPKPSPGAAEDVSCQGGQPQPRRVGSEELLWDMAGRDHSLAGILAPSAPLGPATQVMGELLVAGERQAWRERFQQKWHLEALAQDRQGFEPISPPPGSAASSTAYPAYYGAAAGKAEPLGKVKELPEVMEGSLEDDEEEEVDRELMEKKLQLIESLSRKLAVLREAQRGLQEDISANGALGEDVAARLQALCTPGEFDKYRLFVGDLDKVVNLLLSLSGRLARVETALDSLGPHAPAEDKVALREKQRLLAAQLEDAKELKEHVGRREEAVGAMVARYLPAEHLQDYQHFVKMKSALIAEQRELEEKIKLGQEQLRCLRESLGQAPKGC; the protein is encoded by the exons ATGTACCACAGCAAGCGGGACTCGGCCTACAGCTCCTTCTCCGCCAGCTCCATCGCCTCTGACTGCGCCCTCTCCCTCCGTCCCGAGGAGCCTGCTTCCGCTGACTCCAGCCTCCAAGGCCCCTGCAAGCCCCCCGACGGGCGCTACCTGACCACAGGGGCTGAGCCGCCCACCAGCCGGCACCCCGAGGCCTGGCGGGcacctgtgcccccccagccccccatcaGGAGGGACAGCCTGCGGGCAGCCCCGTCTGGTGGAGGGGACAGGCGCCAGGCATCAGTGGCGTCAGACATGCTGCATGCCAAGGGCCGGTGGATCTCCGACACCTTCCTCTGCCAGCgggatggggaggtggaggcAATGGGCGGGAGGGCGCCGGCGCTGTACCCCATGAAGGACCAACTCTCTGCCAACCAGTATTACATGCTGAGCTCCCACCCAGACCGGTGCCCAGCCGAGACGCTCCTGGGGGAGAGCACAGAGCCGGGTGACCGGCTGTACCCGGATAGCAGCATGCACCGAGCGCCGGATGCCATGGCGGCAGGTGACAACCTGCTGCTCTCCCCACTCAAGGGCCATGCGCCGCACCGGCACAGTGCTCCCGAGCAGCTGCTGGCCTCCCAGCTCCGCTCCCTACAGGTAGGCACTGTCAGTGAGCGAGCCTCGCCGGCCCCCGACGGGCACCGCTGGACCCTTTCCCCACTGCACCCTGAGGGCAGCCGGCCAGGGTCTGCAGGGGCCGCCCAGGACCCCCCGCTCTGCCCGGAGCCATGCCACCGCCTGCCACCCTGCCGCTGCTGCCCCGAGCCGCAGCGAGCCTGTGGGCAGGACGGTCCGGGGTCCAGCCCGGCACGCAGCACCGAGGGGCCGGCGGAGGAAGAGGGCCGCGTGGGGGGCCGGCGGGCTGGGGGTGCTTCCCACCGCTCTGCTCAGATGCGCCGCCGCAGCGACCGCTTTGCCACCAGCCTGCGCAACGAGATCCAGCGGCGCAAGGCCCAGCTGCAGAAGAGCCGGGGTCCTGGCGCCCCGCCGCCTGGCGAGGAGCCGGTGGAGGAGGCAGACGAGCCTCCCGAGGGCAGCATGCCGGCGGAGGGACCCCGCACCCCGGCCGAGCGTCTCAGCCCTGCTCCAAGCGAGGATGGCAGGAACCATGGCCGCTCAGGGGACCGGGGCATCCCCACCCCTGACCCGCTGCCAGTCCCCAAAGGGCCCACGTCCCCCGAGAGGGCAGTACTGACAGGCCGGGGACGCTGGCGCTGGTCCCCGGAGCgcaagctgcagcagcagtgctcGCCCAGCCCCGCCGAGCTGGAGGGCTATGGTCAGGGGCCGGTGGCCACCAGCTCCCCACCGCGGGGCAGCGACGAGGCCGTCCTCCTGCCCTTCGCCGACCGACGCCGGTTCTTCGAGGAGAGCAGCCGGTCTGTGCCGCCCCGGCATGGCAAGCCCCCAGCAGGTGATTCTGGTGCCTTCCAGCCTGCCGGCCCCGAGCGCCGGGACACCCGCCGCCTCTCCGTCGACCAGCCCTACAGCTCGCCCTCGCCCAGccgccccagcaccgccagcccctACGCTGAGTGCTGCCGGGAGCAGCCCCCTTGCTACAAGCCGCTGGGGAGGCCAGGGGAGCTGGAGTACCTGCGGGGCTTCTCCTACCCCTACGGAGGTCCCCCGCGCCCCGAGCCCTGCCACTACTGTGGGGGGGACCTGtgccccccgccgctgccccgcagccATGCCTGccgctgccacccccagccctgggcacgcTGTCCcgactgctgctgcccagccccccgccctgggcggGAGGAGAGTGACGTCTGGCCCCCCCGCAGAGCTTTCGCCTCG GAATTTCCTCTGGATGAGTGGGAACCGCCGGCGATAACCAGGAAAGCCAGCCAGTCCATCAG cgAGCTCTCCCACTACCAACTGGGCTTCTCGAGGCTCGGCCCCTTCCGCCCCTGCTTTGAGAGCGCAGAGACGGAGTGGCCACCCTGCTACCGGGCCACGTCCACGCATGACCTCTCATGGGATGGCGACCGCTTGGCCCGCTCGCCCGAGAGCCCCCCGGAGCCCCTCCACCGCCCACTGCGGGGCAGAGCCTTCTCTGAGAGCCACCTCAACCTGGAGCCTGCCAGCCCCCGGGGCCGCGACCGGAGGGACCTTCTCCGTGCCAAGCTGGACCCCCCCAGTGTCCCAAAAAAGAAaggccccccacctccccgcccaCCTCCCCCCAACTGGGAGAAGTACAGGCAGCGCCGGACGTCCCAGCGCCTGCCAGATGGATCCGGGCACGGCTCTGCCTTCACCGCTGCCCCAGTGCCGACCCGCAGCATCGCTGAGGCAATCCGTGAGCGGTCGCAGAGCCTcaccggggagcaggggggccgGTCCCGGGGCCATGCCgctcgcccccctgccccaccaggtGCCTGGCCCCGACCCGAGCCCCCCAGATCCCTCCGCAGGACGCCTGAGCCCGATGCTGGCAGCACTGAGATTCGCAG AGCGGCaggggccggggaggagcggCCGAAGGCAAAGCACCTCTGGGAGATGGAGGAGCAGCCCCAAAGGCTTGGCCGGAaccaggagcggggctgggctggcccccGTGGGGTGGGTGAGTGTTCCCTGCCCCTGCATGGTGGTCCCGGCCCTGCCACCCCGGAGGCACCCAAGCCCAGTCCCGGAGCAGCGGAGGATGTGAGCTGCCAGgggggccagccccagccccgccgtgtGGGCTcggaggagctgctgtgggacaTGGCAGGCAGGGACCACTCCCTGGCTGGCATCCTGGCTCCCTCGGCCCCCCTCGGCCCTGCCACCCAGGTGATGGgcgagctgctggtggcaggggagCGGCAGGCCTGGCGTGAGCGTTTCCAGCAGAAGTGGCACCTGGAGGCCCTGGCGCAGGACAG gcagggctTCGAGCCCATCTCACCGCCCCCCGGGAGCGCTGCCAGCTCCACCGCCTACCCGGCATATTACGGTGCAGCAGCTGGCAAAGCCGAGCCGCTCGGCAAGGTGAAGGAGCTGCCGGAGGTGATGGAGGGGAGCTTggaggatgatgaggaggaggaggtggaccGTGAGCTCATGGAGAAGAAG CTGCAGCTGATCGAGAGCCTGAGCCGTAAGCTGGCGGTGCTGCGGGAGGCACAGCGGGGGCTGCAGGAAGACATCAGTGCTAACGGGGCACTGGGTGAGGACGTGGCTGCCCGCCTGCAAGCCCTCTGCACCCCGGGGGAGTTTGACAAGTACCGCCTCTTCGTGGGTGACCTGGACAAGGTGGTCAacctcctgctctccctctcgGGGCGCCTGGCCCGCGTGGAGACTGCCCTGGAC
- the SHROOM4 gene encoding protein Shroom4 isoform X3, giving the protein MERAEGRPGAPQYVHVQLQGGAPWGFTLRGGLEHGEPLIVSKVEDGGKAALSRQLQPGDELVNISGTPLYGSRQEALILIKGSYRTLKMIVRRRSVPVLRPHSWHVAKLAESRPDAPAMHCPADAFSLSWPSGCDVSTDRSSSIGSMESLDQPGQAYYEGDPSPVDQVMYHSKRDSAYSSFSASSIASDCALSLRPEEPASADSSLQGPCKPPDGRYLTTGAEPPTSRHPEAWRAPVPPQPPIRRDSLRAAPSGGGDRRQASVASDMLHAKGRWISDTFLCQRDGEVEAMGGRAPALYPMKDQLSANQYYMLSSHPDRCPAETLLGESTEPGDRLYPDSSMHRAPDAMAAGDNLLLSPLKGHAPHRHSAPEQLLASQLRSLQVGTVSERASPAPDGHRWTLSPLHPEGSRPGSAGAAQDPPLCPEPCHRLPPCRCCPEPQRACGQDGPGSSPARSTEGPAEEEGRVGGRRAGGASHRSAQMRRRSDRFATSLRNEIQRRKAQLQKSRGPGAPPPGEEPVEEADEPPEGSMPAEGPRTPAERLSPAPSEDGRNHGRSGDRGIPTPDPLPVPKGPTSPERAVLTGRGRWRWSPERKLQQQCSPSPAELEGYGQGPVATSSPPRGSDEAVLLPFADRRRFFEESSRSVPPRHGKPPAGDSGAFQPAGPERRDTRRLSVDQPYSSPSPSRPSTASPYAECCREQPPCYKPLGRPGELEYLRGFSYPYGGPPRPEPCHYCGGDLCPPPLPRSHACRCHPQPWARCPDCCCPAPRPGREESDVWPPRRAFASEFPLDEWEPPAITRKASQSISELSHYQLGFSRLGPFRPCFESAETEWPPCYRATSTHDLSWDGDRLARSPESPPEPLHRPLRGRAFSESHLNLEPASPRGRDRRDLLRAKLDPPSVPKKKGPPPPRPPPPNWEKYRQRRTSQRLPDGSGHGSAFTAAPVPTRSIAEAIRERSQSLTGEQGGRSRGHAARPPAPPGAWPRPEPPRSLRRTPEPDAGSTEIRRAAGAGEERPKAKHLWEMEEQPQRLGRNQERGWAGPRGVGECSLPLHGGPGPATPEAPKPSPGAAEDVSCQGGQPQPRRVGSEELLWDMAGRDHSLAGILAPSAPLGPATQVMGELLVAGERQAWRERFQQKWHLEALAQDRQGFEPISPPPGSAASSTAYPAYYGAAAGKAEPLGKVKELPEVMEGSLEDDEEEEVDRELMEKKLQLIESLSRKLAVLREAQRGLQEDISANGALGEDVAARLQALCTPGEFDKYRLFVGDLDKVVNLLLSLSGRLARVETALDSLGPHAPAEDKVALREKQRLLAAQLEDAKELKEHVGRREEAVGAMVARYLPAEHLQDYQHFVKMKSALIAEQRELEEKIKLGQEQLRCLRESLGQAPKGC; this is encoded by the exons ATGGAGCGGGCCGAGGGCCGGCCCGGCGCCCCCCAGTACGTGCATGTGCAGCTGCAGGGGGGCGCGCCCTGGGGCTTCACGCTGCGCGGCGGGCTGGAGCACGGCGAGCCCCTCATCGTCTCCAAG GTGGAAGACGGGGGCAAGGCCGCACTGTCCCGCCAGCTGCAGCCGGGCGACGAGCTGGTGAACATCAGTGGGACGCCGCTGTATGGGTCCCGCCAGGAGGCCCTGATCCTCATCAAGGGCTCCTACCGCACCCTGAAGATGATCGTCCGCAG GAGGAGCGTGCCCGTACTCCGGCCCCATTCCTGGCACGTGGCCAAGCTCGCCGAAAGCCGCCCCGACGCCCCCGCCATGCACTGCCCTGCTGACGCCTTCAGCCTCTCCTGGCCCTCGGGGTGTGATGTCAG CACCGACCGGAGCAGCTCCATCGGGAGCATGGAGAGCCTGGACCAGCCCGGCCAGGCCTACTATGAAGGGGACCCCTCGCCCGTTGACCAGGTCATGTACCACAGCAAGCGGGACTCGGCCTACAGCTCCTTCTCCGCCAGCTCCATCGCCTCTGACTGCGCCCTCTCCCTCCGTCCCGAGGAGCCTGCTTCCGCTGACTCCAGCCTCCAAGGCCCCTGCAAGCCCCCCGACGGGCGCTACCTGACCACAGGGGCTGAGCCGCCCACCAGCCGGCACCCCGAGGCCTGGCGGGcacctgtgcccccccagccccccatcaGGAGGGACAGCCTGCGGGCAGCCCCGTCTGGTGGAGGGGACAGGCGCCAGGCATCAGTGGCGTCAGACATGCTGCATGCCAAGGGCCGGTGGATCTCCGACACCTTCCTCTGCCAGCgggatggggaggtggaggcAATGGGCGGGAGGGCGCCGGCGCTGTACCCCATGAAGGACCAACTCTCTGCCAACCAGTATTACATGCTGAGCTCCCACCCAGACCGGTGCCCAGCCGAGACGCTCCTGGGGGAGAGCACAGAGCCGGGTGACCGGCTGTACCCGGATAGCAGCATGCACCGAGCGCCGGATGCCATGGCGGCAGGTGACAACCTGCTGCTCTCCCCACTCAAGGGCCATGCGCCGCACCGGCACAGTGCTCCCGAGCAGCTGCTGGCCTCCCAGCTCCGCTCCCTACAGGTAGGCACTGTCAGTGAGCGAGCCTCGCCGGCCCCCGACGGGCACCGCTGGACCCTTTCCCCACTGCACCCTGAGGGCAGCCGGCCAGGGTCTGCAGGGGCCGCCCAGGACCCCCCGCTCTGCCCGGAGCCATGCCACCGCCTGCCACCCTGCCGCTGCTGCCCCGAGCCGCAGCGAGCCTGTGGGCAGGACGGTCCGGGGTCCAGCCCGGCACGCAGCACCGAGGGGCCGGCGGAGGAAGAGGGCCGCGTGGGGGGCCGGCGGGCTGGGGGTGCTTCCCACCGCTCTGCTCAGATGCGCCGCCGCAGCGACCGCTTTGCCACCAGCCTGCGCAACGAGATCCAGCGGCGCAAGGCCCAGCTGCAGAAGAGCCGGGGTCCTGGCGCCCCGCCGCCTGGCGAGGAGCCGGTGGAGGAGGCAGACGAGCCTCCCGAGGGCAGCATGCCGGCGGAGGGACCCCGCACCCCGGCCGAGCGTCTCAGCCCTGCTCCAAGCGAGGATGGCAGGAACCATGGCCGCTCAGGGGACCGGGGCATCCCCACCCCTGACCCGCTGCCAGTCCCCAAAGGGCCCACGTCCCCCGAGAGGGCAGTACTGACAGGCCGGGGACGCTGGCGCTGGTCCCCGGAGCgcaagctgcagcagcagtgctcGCCCAGCCCCGCCGAGCTGGAGGGCTATGGTCAGGGGCCGGTGGCCACCAGCTCCCCACCGCGGGGCAGCGACGAGGCCGTCCTCCTGCCCTTCGCCGACCGACGCCGGTTCTTCGAGGAGAGCAGCCGGTCTGTGCCGCCCCGGCATGGCAAGCCCCCAGCAGGTGATTCTGGTGCCTTCCAGCCTGCCGGCCCCGAGCGCCGGGACACCCGCCGCCTCTCCGTCGACCAGCCCTACAGCTCGCCCTCGCCCAGccgccccagcaccgccagcccctACGCTGAGTGCTGCCGGGAGCAGCCCCCTTGCTACAAGCCGCTGGGGAGGCCAGGGGAGCTGGAGTACCTGCGGGGCTTCTCCTACCCCTACGGAGGTCCCCCGCGCCCCGAGCCCTGCCACTACTGTGGGGGGGACCTGtgccccccgccgctgccccgcagccATGCCTGccgctgccacccccagccctgggcacgcTGTCCcgactgctgctgcccagccccccgccctgggcggGAGGAGAGTGACGTCTGGCCCCCCCGCAGAGCTTTCGCCTCG GAATTTCCTCTGGATGAGTGGGAACCGCCGGCGATAACCAGGAAAGCCAGCCAGTCCATCAG cgAGCTCTCCCACTACCAACTGGGCTTCTCGAGGCTCGGCCCCTTCCGCCCCTGCTTTGAGAGCGCAGAGACGGAGTGGCCACCCTGCTACCGGGCCACGTCCACGCATGACCTCTCATGGGATGGCGACCGCTTGGCCCGCTCGCCCGAGAGCCCCCCGGAGCCCCTCCACCGCCCACTGCGGGGCAGAGCCTTCTCTGAGAGCCACCTCAACCTGGAGCCTGCCAGCCCCCGGGGCCGCGACCGGAGGGACCTTCTCCGTGCCAAGCTGGACCCCCCCAGTGTCCCAAAAAAGAAaggccccccacctccccgcccaCCTCCCCCCAACTGGGAGAAGTACAGGCAGCGCCGGACGTCCCAGCGCCTGCCAGATGGATCCGGGCACGGCTCTGCCTTCACCGCTGCCCCAGTGCCGACCCGCAGCATCGCTGAGGCAATCCGTGAGCGGTCGCAGAGCCTcaccggggagcaggggggccgGTCCCGGGGCCATGCCgctcgcccccctgccccaccaggtGCCTGGCCCCGACCCGAGCCCCCCAGATCCCTCCGCAGGACGCCTGAGCCCGATGCTGGCAGCACTGAGATTCGCAG AGCGGCaggggccggggaggagcggCCGAAGGCAAAGCACCTCTGGGAGATGGAGGAGCAGCCCCAAAGGCTTGGCCGGAaccaggagcggggctgggctggcccccGTGGGGTGGGTGAGTGTTCCCTGCCCCTGCATGGTGGTCCCGGCCCTGCCACCCCGGAGGCACCCAAGCCCAGTCCCGGAGCAGCGGAGGATGTGAGCTGCCAGgggggccagccccagccccgccgtgtGGGCTcggaggagctgctgtgggacaTGGCAGGCAGGGACCACTCCCTGGCTGGCATCCTGGCTCCCTCGGCCCCCCTCGGCCCTGCCACCCAGGTGATGGgcgagctgctggtggcaggggagCGGCAGGCCTGGCGTGAGCGTTTCCAGCAGAAGTGGCACCTGGAGGCCCTGGCGCAGGACAG gcagggctTCGAGCCCATCTCACCGCCCCCCGGGAGCGCTGCCAGCTCCACCGCCTACCCGGCATATTACGGTGCAGCAGCTGGCAAAGCCGAGCCGCTCGGCAAGGTGAAGGAGCTGCCGGAGGTGATGGAGGGGAGCTTggaggatgatgaggaggaggaggtggaccGTGAGCTCATGGAGAAGAAG CTGCAGCTGATCGAGAGCCTGAGCCGTAAGCTGGCGGTGCTGCGGGAGGCACAGCGGGGGCTGCAGGAAGACATCAGTGCTAACGGGGCACTGGGTGAGGACGTGGCTGCCCGCCTGCAAGCCCTCTGCACCCCGGGGGAGTTTGACAAGTACCGCCTCTTCGTGGGTGACCTGGACAAGGTGGTCAacctcctgctctccctctcgGGGCGCCTGGCCCGCGTGGAGACTGCCCTGGAC